In Curtobacterium sp. L6-1, a genomic segment contains:
- a CDS encoding NUDIX hydrolase, with amino-acid sequence MQQTPAPASSPRSARQPDADGLDHTRDAQEAVVAERVDAPWLPPGGRALVVRGGRAPAPMCLVRLLLRRDDRVFCVPRDGAGKLDLPTRAVAVGDPGGASTLAELVAVVTGAPREAHYVGAVRNVVDVGASDYPWPAPLANFGVWSVGGAPVVRGDWVGVDAATSLLRDRHWFPLLHGSASATP; translated from the coding sequence ATGCAGCAGACTCCGGCACCTGCGTCCTCTCCGCGCTCCGCCAGGCAGCCCGATGCGGACGGGCTCGACCACACCAGGGACGCACAGGAGGCGGTGGTCGCCGAGCGGGTCGACGCACCCTGGTTGCCGCCCGGCGGGCGGGCGCTGGTGGTCCGCGGCGGCCGAGCGCCCGCTCCGATGTGCCTGGTGCGGCTCCTGCTCCGCCGCGACGACCGGGTCTTCTGCGTCCCGCGCGACGGAGCGGGCAAGCTCGACCTCCCGACCCGAGCGGTCGCGGTCGGCGATCCCGGCGGCGCGTCGACGCTGGCCGAGCTGGTCGCCGTCGTGACGGGGGCACCCCGGGAGGCGCACTACGTCGGCGCGGTCCGCAACGTCGTGGACGTGGGAGCCAGCGACTACCCCTGGCCGGCACCGCTCGCCAACTTCGGCGTGTGGTCGGTGGGCGGAGCGCCGGTGGTCCGGGGTGACTGGGTCGGCGTCGACGCGGCGACGAGCCTGCTGCGGGACCGGCACTGGTTCCCGCTCCTGCACGGGTCCGCGTCGGCGACCCCCTGA